GCCCACAGCCCACTTCCCCCAGCACTGCCTCCACGCCTCTGCTCCCTTACTCCTGGCTCCGCTGCACCTCAAAGTGTGGCCAGCCTTTGGGTCCCTACTGCCTCCTTTggttctccttccttcccagtAACAGCCCACTGCTGCCTCAGGGTGGAAAAGGCCCTTTAATATGCATCTGCTcctttccatctctgtctctctgcctttctGCCTCTTTCCCCAGTCACTCTCATCGATTCCTACGAGTCTTCTAGCTTCATGTTCCTGGTGTTTGACCTGTGAGTATCTCCCGGCCCCAATCGAGAAGCCTCCTCCTCACCTCCATGCATGGACCCAGCCTTACAGCACAGTGGGCTGAAGACCACCCTGCTCACACCTTCCTCTGCTCCCGCTCAGGCCTGCCTGCCAGCTCAGGGCTCTGGCCCTTCTCCCTAGGTGCCCAGATTGAGGCAAGTTCTTCAGGAGTCATAGTGACCAGCTAAGTACAAAGGGTCTTCATGAGACCCTGTTTTAGGAGGAGAGTGTTCATCCGTGAGCTGACCACTTATAAACTGACTCTCCCTCACCAGTCGCCCGGTGTTCAACACCCTCCACTGGAGTCTCTCTCTGCCCATCAATTCTTTTTCTGGTCGGTCTAAAGCTGAATGTCAGATATTATACAGTGCTATAATGCAAACCAGTTGCAAAGGTACTTCAAAAGAGAATGGTTTGGATACCAGATGTTTAAGAGAGGCCCTTGGAAGAAATTTACAAAGTCTTCAGACAGAAATGACCCTCTGCAAGAGTTGTGGGGAAGTGGGAAGTATCTGTTACACCACCATGCAACTTTGTGGAACCTGATGTGTTCTTTATTTCAAGGATTGACGCAGAGTTGCAATTATAGCCTCAGTTTTTAAAGACaagataaaataagcaaaattcaaaataaagtcCCATTCAACTTTCTTGCTACTATTAACTGTAAAATTTTGGTCCGTGGTCTAAATAGATTCACTTCAAAAGGCGTTTTTTGAGTGTATTCTCAGATAACACAGACTTCCTGTAAATGATTATTATCACAAGGCACTTATTCTTGCTAAAATAGCCCCCTTGTGGCACAGTGCAGATATTTCGACGGCCACCGCATTGGGCCAAAGTGCCCCTGACATCCGGTTCGCTCTTGGAGTGCTCTGTCTCGAGACCCTTTCATTTGTCTACAGAGGGATCTCTTTACTGGCCCTTTCCATGGTATTTTCTGTGAGCACTGGCTTCTTTTCTCAGCTGCCACTGTGAGGTGCACCTATCTCCCAACCCCTCCTATCCCTTAGGATGCGGAAGGGAGAGCTGTTTGACTATCTCACAGAGAAGGTGGCCCTCTCAGAAAAGGAAACCAGGTAATGGCTGAGCCTGCAGCCCCTGGGATGagcaggggtggggcggggcagggagaaGCAAAGGAGACTGTGCCTCCCTCAGGTCCATCATGAGGTCTCTGCTGGAAGCAGTGAGCTTTCTCCACGCCAACAACATTGTACACCGAGACCTGAAGCCTGAGAATATTCTCCTAGATGACAATATGCAGATCCGACTTTCAGATTTTGGGTTCTCCTGCCACTTGGAACCTGACGAGAAGCTTCGAGGTGAGGGGACCTGGTACCCTGAGAGGCTTGGGAGGGAaagaggctcaggcctggggCTGGTTGGCTGGGTCTGAGAACTGGGTCCCAAGTACCAAGGAAAGGAAGGTCATTGAGCGCTTGCCAGGTCCCCACTGGGTGCAGAGCCTTGTGTGCAAATCAATGTGGGCTTCCTGACCTGGAGGCAGACAAGTGAGCAGATcatggcacacagcaggcaaggGGCCATGCCAGGAAGGAGTACCTGATTCAGCTGTAGGGACCcacagaggaaggggcttggaccTCAGCCTGGGGAGGCTGGGCTTGTCGcaggaggaaaaagagggagTGAGGGATAGCAGGGCTCAGCTGTGCCTTTGGGGTCTGGCGGAGGCAGGTCCACAGTGTGCTGCTTAGGTGCTATGAGGAGCCTGGTGTGGCGCGACAGCCCTTGTCACCTGGTGCCCACACATTTGTTGTGACAGCCGTTTCTAGTGCAAGTGGAAAACTAAACAAAGTTCAACTGTGAGActcctcagagcctttaatatacTACTTCCTCTCCTTCAGTGGCTCTGCATTGGacttaataatagctaacattcacTGGGCACTTATTGTGAGTAAGGCACCACGCTGAGTCTACATGGCTTATTTCTCTAGATCCTCTCAACAGCTCTGAAATAgtatttgtgtctctattttatAAGTGGGCTTAATGAGGTGAGgtgagttgcccaaggtcacgtagGTGTGATTTGAACGTGGGCAGTGTGACTCCAGAGTTCATGGTCTTAATCTGTGGACTTACACATCTTCCAGATGCTGTGCTTTGTGTACCTTTGGGCTGCCACATACACTTCCCTATTCTGAATCATTTCTGCCCCTGCCCACTCCAGCCTCTCCCTTGGCTTGGATAATTCAACTTTTACTTTAAAGCTCTATGTCAGGTTAGAGCCCTTGCTTTTTGCTCTTATATCTCCCCCACTTCATGATACCTGTCTTACTCtgttatttgtttgctttctggTAGGTGGTGAGCTTGGTAAGGGCACATCAAATTCGCCACTGTGTCTAGTgtggtgcttggcacatggtaggcgTTCAGTAAATAGTTTGAGTTGGAATGAATTTCCCAAGAGAAATTCAATTTCTCAATTCAGGCCTGTTAAGATCTCTTGGAAGTGTGCCATGGATCACAGTTTGGAAATTGCTGGGATGGAAGAATTGGTGCcagaagaaactaaaaatacaggATTAGATCAAGTCATGGAGGGCTCTGTGCTGTAGGAATCTAGACTTTATCCTGAGGCCATGATGGGAAGCCAGGGAAGGGTTTTAAACAAACAATTTACCCAGAATGTGCCTTAAGAAATCCCATATTCCTACTCATTCCCCTTGGTTGAGTGGTGGTTCCAATAACCGCAGTAGAGATTATAGGAGGAGGAATAGATTTGGGCAGAAAGGAATGCAGAAAAgatttaagttttgttttctatgtgtgtatatatgtaaaaacgTGATAAAAAGTTGTGTAAGGAGTGGGTTGGCTGGAGGGTTGGGGGAGGCAAGTGGTACAGTTGGATAGCACCTTGAAGTCAATCTAAAAATCAGGTTTTCCCAGGAAGGCCACCAGGAGCCTTGGTGGGTCCTTGAATTGTTCAGCAGGGCTAGGGTCTAATATCGAGACTTGGCAGAAGGCAGGCAGGAGCAGAATGGGAACACTTGGGGCCCTGGTGGTGTTGAGGCTCCAGCAGAGGTCTGGTGTTAAGGGTCCTTGAGGGGGCTGTGACATCCCATCAATCTCAGGCCTCTCTCCCCAGAGTTGTGTGGGACTCCAGGGTATCTAGCACCAGAGATCCTTAAGTGCTCCATGGATGAAACCCACCCAGGCTACGGCAAGGAGGTCGATCTGTGAGTTTCtggtctcccccttccctcctccttcgtGTAGTGTCCTTCAACACATTCGCTCACCTAGTCCTCCCTGCCTGTGGTCTCTTTCTCAGCTGGGCCTGTGGGGTGATCTTGTTCACACTCCTGGCTGGCTCACCACCATTCTGGCACCGACGCCAGATCCTGATGTTACGCATGATCATGGAGGGCCAGTACCAGTTTAGTTCACCTGAGTGGGATGACCGTTCTGACACTGTGAAAGACCTGGTGAGCTGGGGCCATGAGAGGGCaaggagggaggcccaagagcTGCCCCTCATGCTCTGGCATTTCCCGTAGATCTCGAGGCTGCTGCAGGTGGATCCTGAGGAGCGCCTGACAGCTGAGCAAGCCCTACAGCACCCATTCTTTGAGCGCTGTGAAGGCAGCCAACCCTGGAACCTCACCCCCCGCCAGCGGTTCCGGGTAAGCCTGAGAGTGTCAGGGTCTGGGCCTGCTCCTCTGTCCCATGATTCTTCTTGTGGTGGATGTGCCAGTGGAGCTCACACTGCCCCCTTTCCCAGGTGGCAGTGTGGACAGTGCTGGCTGCTGGACGGGTGGCCTTAAGCACCCACCGTGTACGGCCACTGACCAAGAGTGCACTGTTGAGGGACCCTTATGCGCTGCGGCCAGTGCGGCGCCTCATTGACAGCTGTGCCTTCCGGCTCTATGGACACTGGGTGAAGAAGGGTGAGCAGCAGAACCGGGCAGCCCTCTTCCAGCAccggcccccagggccttttcccaTGATGGGCCCTGAAGAGGAGGGGGACTCAGCTACTATCACTGAAGACGAGGCCATGCTGGTGCTGGGCTAGTACTTCAGCCCTGAGGAATCCCAGGAAGCAGAACTCTCCAGGAGGAGGATTTTTATCATTCCAGCTCCTCTGGGCTCTGGCCTCAGGCCCCCCCCATGCCTGGCCAGGCCCGCCACTGATCAAACTATCATAGAGACCAGCCCTGTACACCTACCCCCACTGGCCAGGGCTTTGAGATCAGAGCTGAGGTGGAAGAGAGCCACCCAGAGTGCCATGCCTGGCCTTATCCATGCTGCCTGTGCCACGTATGCAATAAAACCTGCTACACGCCAGGGAGAGCCAGCGTCCTGTGTCTGGTGTCTGGCTTcggcagggaagcccagaaaggtGCTCAGGAGGGGGGCGGGGTAGGGCCACTTTGGTCCAGGCCTTTATTGGGGAAGACGCTGGGGGTCACTTGGTCTTGTTCTTGCCTTTGCCTGGAGGTAGCTGGAGGGGCCGCTCGAGTGCGGTCAGCTTGCTGCCGAGCCTTTCCTCACTGGCCTTGAGCCGTTCCTCCACCAGTTGTTGGAGCTGCTCCAGTTCCTTGTTCATCTGGGTCTTGATGTAGGCCCGGAGGACGGAGACCTGGCCTGCAGGGGCAGGGAAGAAGGGATGGGTCAGAAGAGATGCCGTCTGGGGCTGAGGGACTGCCCCTAGCCAGGCAAACACAACCTTCCAGGGTGCCCCTGGGAGCTACACTAGTGGCAGTGTTGCTTCAATTCAGGAAATGTCAGCCAGCCCTTCTGTGAGAGAAAGATGGGCAGAGTAGCTATGCTGCTGCATTTTCTGGATTGCTACTTAGTAGCCTTGTGACCTTAGGCAGGTGACTTAACCtatccatgcctcagtttcctctgtgtAAAATGCAGATAGTGATAGCACCTAGCAACTAGGATTGAGagaggattaaatgggttaatatatgtaaaatgtgggaattccctggcggtccagtggttacaactccacaattccactgcagggggcatgggttcgattcctggtcggggagctaagatcctgcaag
This DNA window, taken from Balaenoptera ricei isolate mBalRic1 chromosome 15, mBalRic1.hap2, whole genome shotgun sequence, encodes the following:
- the PHKG2 gene encoding phosphorylase b kinase gamma catalytic chain, liver/testis isoform isoform X1, coding for MTLDVGPEDELPDWAAAKEFYQKYDPKDVIGRGVSSVVRRCVHRVTGREFAVKIMEVTAERLSPEQLEEVREATRRETHILRQVAGHPHIITLIDSYESSSFMFLVFDLMRKGELFDYLTEKVALSEKETRSIMRSLLEAVSFLHANNIVHRDLKPENILLDDNMQIRLSDFGFSCHLEPDEKLRELCGTPGYLAPEILKCSMDETHPGYGKEVDLWACGVILFTLLAGSPPFWHRRQILMLRMIMEGQYQFSSPEWDDRSDTVKDLISRLLQVDPEERLTAEQALQHPFFERCEGSQPWNLTPRQRFRVAVWTVLAAGRVALSTHRVRPLTKSALLRDPYALRPVRRLIDSCAFRLYGHWVKKGEQQNRAALFQHRPPGPFPMMGPEEEGDSATITEDEAMLVLG
- the PHKG2 gene encoding phosphorylase b kinase gamma catalytic chain, liver/testis isoform isoform X2 — its product is MTLDVGPEDELPDWAAAKEFYQKYDPKDVIGRGVSSVVRRCVHRVTGREFAVKIMEVTAERLSPEQLEEVREATRRETHILRQVAGHPHIITLIDSYESSSFMFLVFDLSIMRSLLEAVSFLHANNIVHRDLKPENILLDDNMQIRLSDFGFSCHLEPDEKLRELCGTPGYLAPEILKCSMDETHPGYGKEVDLWACGVILFTLLAGSPPFWHRRQILMLRMIMEGQYQFSSPEWDDRSDTVKDLISRLLQVDPEERLTAEQALQHPFFERCEGSQPWNLTPRQRFRVAVWTVLAAGRVALSTHRVRPLTKSALLRDPYALRPVRRLIDSCAFRLYGHWVKKGEQQNRAALFQHRPPGPFPMMGPEEEGDSATITEDEAMLVLG